The DNA sequence GGAAACGGCAAAAATTACAAAAGTAGATCCTAAAACAGGAAAGACCATTACCGTAGAAGTTCCGGCTGATTCCATTGCAAAAGTAGCAGAAAATGCGGCTATTAAAGATTCAGCAGGCATTTACACTCAGACTTTTAAGCTTGAAAAAGGAAAAACATATCCTTTAACGACGTATCAAAGAGATGTAAAAACAATGACTGACCCTCAGGGTAAAACATTAAACGGAACAAGTGAAGCAACAGATGAAATGAGTTTCACGGTAAATGATATTAAAAATAATGTTTATGATATCACACTTAACCTTATTGCAAAGAGAAACTCTCAGACCGCAGAAGGAAAAACAATCGTTGTAGATACTAAGCAACCCATTCCTAAAGAGGATGATCTTAAAATGATCTGGAATATCAACAGAGCATTGACTAGCAATAAGCTGAACATGAAAATGGATACTAAAGGAAATGTCATTTCAATTACAGGTTTTGAGCCTGTTTACACAAAAGTGTCCAATGCCGTTGGTACTTTGGTGAAAGATGCTAACCAAAAAGCGAGTGTAGTTGCCAGTCTGAAAGAAAGCTTCAATGAAAAAGTTTTAAAAGACCAGTTCAGCAAAAATCTTACAATGATGCCTAAAAAAGGGGTTAAAATTGGAGAAAAATGGACAAACACAGAAAACGCTGATCCAAATGGTAAAATAAAAGTTACCTCAAACTATGTACTTAAAAGTGTTGGCAATGGTATTGCTGAAATTGGCGTAACAGGAGGAATTCCTAAAAAGACAGACAAACAGGCTCAGGGAGCTATGACGCACAGCATCAGCAGCGAGTTGGTACAAAACGGTACCATCAAGTTTGACGAAAATACAGGATGGATTACCAACCAGAATATTACCGTAAAAACCACTCAGGTAGAAACCATTTCAGACGGAAAACAATCCCAGTCTATGAAGAGTGTTTCCAATTCTTCTGTAATGGTAAACCCTTCTGCTAAATAATAGAGGTTTATAAATAAAAAAATATGAAGTGGATTTTTGAGCTAGTACTCACAGCTATTATTCTTTTCTTTGTCTGGAATATCCTTAAAAGGCTCTTCTTTAAGACTTTTTACAGTTATCGATTCAACAACGATAACAATAATAAACAGCAGGATATACAAAACTCGAATAAGAAGACGAATCAGAAAATCAATTGGGACGCAGAGACTGTGGACTATGAAGAAGTAAAAGAAACTAAGGATAAAAGGTAAAATTTCCAAGAAAATAAAAGATAATA is a window from the Chryseobacterium sp. T16E-39 genome containing:
- a CDS encoding DUF6263 family protein gives rise to the protein MKNIAAIALISIALVSCKKETAKITKVDPKTGKTITVEVPADSIAKVAENAAIKDSAGIYTQTFKLEKGKTYPLTTYQRDVKTMTDPQGKTLNGTSEATDEMSFTVNDIKNNVYDITLNLIAKRNSQTAEGKTIVVDTKQPIPKEDDLKMIWNINRALTSNKLNMKMDTKGNVISITGFEPVYTKVSNAVGTLVKDANQKASVVASLKESFNEKVLKDQFSKNLTMMPKKGVKIGEKWTNTENADPNGKIKVTSNYVLKSVGNGIAEIGVTGGIPKKTDKQAQGAMTHSISSELVQNGTIKFDENTGWITNQNITVKTTQVETISDGKQSQSMKSVSNSSVMVNPSAK